The Pecten maximus chromosome 11, xPecMax1.1, whole genome shotgun sequence genome has a segment encoding these proteins:
- the LOC117337587 gene encoding uncharacterized protein LOC117337587 encodes MSHLGQVTEPSRFEVSLKLFKILADHIHRCSVCWNHHTDVLSVEIMIWMFCLWESPLECSIYGNHHWNVLSMGITIGMFCLWGSPLECSVYGDHHWNVLSMGITIGMFYLWGSPLECSIYGDHHWNVLSIGITIGMFYIWGSPLECSIYGDHHWNVLSMGITIGMFYLWGSPLECSVYGDHHWNVLSMGITIGMFYLWGSPLECSVYGDHHWNVLSMGITIGMFYLWGSPLECSIYGDHHWNVLSMGITIGMFYLWGSPLECFIYWDHHWNVLSMGVTIGMFYLWGSSLECFIYGGHHWNVLSMGITIGPFCRIYIA; translated from the coding sequence ATGTCACATTTAGGGCAAGTTACAGAGCCCTCAAGGTTTGAGGTTTCTCTTAAGCTTTTCAAGATCTTGGCAGATCACATCCATAGGTGTTCTGTCTGTTGGAATCATCATACGGATGTTTTGTCTGTGGAAATCATGATATGGATGTTTTGTCTGTGGGAATCACCATTGGAATGTTCTATCTATGGGAATCACCATTGGAATGTTCTATCTATGGGGATCACCATTGGAATGTTCTGTCTATGGGGATCACCATTGGAATGTTCTGTCTATGGGGATCACCATTGGAATGTTCTATCTATGGGGATCACCATTGGAATGTTTTATCTATGGGGGTCACCATTGGAATGTTCTATCTATGGGGATCACCATTGGAATGTTCTATCTATAGGGATCACCATtggaatgttttatatatggGGGTCACCATTGGAATGTTCTATCTATGGGGATCACCATTGGAATGTTCTATCTATGGGGATCACCATTGGAATGTTCTATCTATGGGGATCACCATTGGAATGCTCTGTCTATGGGGATCACCATTGGAATGTTCTATCTATGGGGATCACCATTGGAATGTTCTATCTATGGGGATCACCATTGGAATGTTCTGTCTATGGGGATCACCATTGGAATGTTCTATCTATGGGGATCACCATTGGAATGTTCTATCTATGGGGATCACCATTGGAATGTTCTATCTATGGGGATCACCATTGGAATGTTCTGTCTATGGGGATCACCATTGGAATGTTCTATCTATGGGGATCACCATTGGAATGTTTTATCTATTGGGATCACCATTGGAATGTTTTATCTATGGGGGTCACCATTGGAATGTTTTATCTATGGGGATCATCATTGGAATGTTTTATCTATGGGGGTCACCATTGGAATGTTCTATCTATGGGGATCACCATTGGGCCATTCTGtcgtatatatatagcttag
- the LOC117337586 gene encoding cysteine and histidine-rich protein 1-like: MADIPGPSNLVLQENVENKENMDLEFEPEKKKAKLDIPSTEKDQRLEDRLSGILCCAVCLDLPRICFQCTNGHLMCAGCFNHLLADGRLKDETSTCPNCRCEISKSSCTRNLAVEKAVSELPSTCQFCACLLPRNLLNHHERELCQERLSTCKYSRIGCPWKGPYHELKEHEKGCHHPNKSGDDIMAAVACIDQQVKDETQLYSRIFSLLSCEKITFNDLQLKPYRTDDFITKLFYETSRFSAFNHQWVIKARINNDQKNPALTTERSMSYQLVLKGKASQPITVSFIALKGPYGEMLMNPVVYSQEFSNENPETEYNNLPIHNSMECNKLLASKTINMRLIMVLSSSS, from the exons ATGGCTGACATTCCTGGCCCATCGAACCTTGTCTTGCAAGAAAATGTGGAAAATAAGGAAAATATGGACCTGGAATTCGAGCCTGAGAAAAAGAAAGCAAAATTAGATATTCCATCAACAGAAAAAGATCAAAGATTAGAAGATCGCCTGAGCGGAATTCTTTGCTGCGCAGTTTGTCTGGACCTGCCACGAATATGTTTCCAG TGTACCAATGGCCACCTGATGTGTGCTGGTTGTTTCAACCATCTCCTTGCTGATGGACGCCTGAAGGACGAGACCTCTACATGTCCCAACTGTCGCTGTGAGATCAGCAAGTCATCCTGTACCCGCAACCTGGCTGTAGAGAAAGCCGTATCAGAGCTGCCCAGTACCTGTCAGTTCTGCGCCTGCCTGCTTCCACGTAATCTACTCAACCATCATGAGCGGGAGCTGTGTCAGGAGAG GCTGTCAACATGTAAATACTCACGCATCGGTTGTCCGTGGAAAGGCCCCTATCACGAGCTGAAAGAGCATGAGAAGGGCTGTCACCATCCCAACAAGTCAGGAGACGACATCATGGCGGCTGTGGCCTGCATAGATCAGCAGGTTAAGGACGAGACACAGCTCTACAGCAGGATCTTCTCTCTCCTCTCGTGTGAAAAGATTACCTTCAATG ATCTACAACTGAAGCCATACAGAACTGACGACTTCATAACAAAGTTGTTCTACGAGACGAGTCGCTTCTCAGCATTTAATCACCAGTGGGTGATCAAGGCCCGCATCAATAATGACCAGAAGAATCCCGCATTGACCACTGAACGGAGCATGTCTTATCAGCTGGTCCTCAAGGGCAAGGCAAGCCAGCCAATCACTGTCAGCTTCATCGCTCTCAAGGGACCATACGGGGAGATGCTCATGAACCCAGTtgtgtacagtcaggagtttTCCAATGAAAACCCAGAGACAGAGTATAATAATCTGCCGATACACAACTCAATGGAGTGTAACAAGCTGCTGGCTTCTAAAACCATAAACATGCGACTCATAATGGTGCTCAGTAGCTCCTCATAA
- the LOC117337585 gene encoding translocon-associated protein subunit alpha-like, with the protein MKSFLGNFVLFLLLVLPSTLLLCGNGNTGSLVAYADEDHGDAMEGEEDDDANVETEDAGEDEGAAVTETEKTDEEEEEEAEQLKPSEDADAVILFTKPVDSTDLPAGQLVRFLVGFTNTGDKTFTVETLEASFRYPQDYSFYIQNFTTATYNAEVEGSKQATFEYGFTPSDTFASRPFGLTILLNYKDDAGTQYQHAVYNDTVNIIEPDEGLDGETFFMYLFLVAIAILLIVVAQQFLGSVTKKRLIKPRQPVEMGTQNSDIDFDWIPKEALQMNTSPKRSPKQSPRQRRSKRTAGSGEE; encoded by the exons ATGAAATCGTTTCTGGGGAACTTCGTTTTATTCTTATTACTCGTATTACCATCGACATTGCTTTTGTGTGGAAATG GGAATACAGGAAGTTTGGTTGCCTATGCTGATGAAGACCATGGAGATGCCATGGAAGGAGAAGAAGATGACGATGCCAATGTGGAAACTGAGGATGCAGGGGAAGATGAAGGTGCAGCAGTAACCGAGACAGAAAAGACtgatgaagaagaagaagaggaAGCTGAACAGTTGAAGCCTTCCGAAGATGCTGATGCTGTCATTTTGTTCACAAAGCCTGTTGATTCTACAG ACCTTCCTGCTGGTCAGTTGGTGAGGTTCCTTGTTGGATTTACAAATACTGGAGATAAGACCTTCACCGTGGAGACCTTAGAAGCATCCTTCCGTTACCCACAAGATTACAGCTTCTACATccagaat TTCACCACTGCTACATACAATGCTGAGGTTGAAGGGAGCAAACAGGCCACATTTGAGTATGGATTTACACCCAGTGACACATTTGCATCTCGACCATTTGGACTGACAATTCTATTGAACTACAAAGATGAT GCTGGAACCCAATACCAACATGCTGTTTATAATGACACCGTAAACATTATAGAACCTGATGAGGGTCTGGATGGTGAAAC ATTCTTCATGTACCTGTTCCTTGTGGCCATTGCTATCCTCCTCATCGTTGTAGCCCAGCAGTTTTTAGGGTCTGTCACA AAAAAGCGTCTGATAAAGCCTCGGCAACCTGTAGAGATGGGTACACAGAACTCCGATATCGACTTCGACTGGATCCCAAAGGAAGCACTTCAGATGA ACACCTCCCCAAAGCGATCCCCAAAGCAATCACCGAGGCAGAGGAGGAGCAAGAGGACCGCCGGGTCCGGCGAAGAGTAA
- the LOC117337588 gene encoding uncharacterized protein LOC117337588: MPRQLSTSLSDLMLAISAFYVSYYWYEHKYNNAAIGMFIQGCAASMGIFRFAMEQPQGTIIYNAHKFLSWSAGAIGVPMIALMFCYKYGSAALANKISIFIVCILLVVFFLPPKNRELCSQAVSGFSILTMATLCAMNKNWFGFGACFVYAAAGILFGSDGKLLDIPKVDFLHYFLIVGNTLFKLAL; this comes from the coding sequence ATGCCTCGCCAGCTAAGCACTTCGTTGTCCGATTTGATGCTGGCTATATCGGCCTTCTATGTATCATACTACTGGTACGAACACAAATACAACAATGCAGCCATTGGGATGTTCATACAAGGCTGTGCAGCATCCATGGGGATCTTCCGTTTTGCCATGGAACAACCACAGGGAACCATTATCTATAACGCCCACAAATTCCTGTCCTGGTCAGCTGGTGCTATCGGTGTCCCTATGATTGCACTCATGTTTTGTTACAAGTATGGATCAGCAGCCCTGGCCAATAAGATCTCAATATTTATTGTTTGTATCCTGTTAGTGGTGTTCTTCCTCCCACCCAAGAACCGAGAACTTTGTTCACAGGCTGTATCAGGGTTCTCCATCCTCACCATGGCAACATTGTGTGCGATGAACAAAAACTGGTTTGGCTTCGGAGCTTGTTTCGTGTATGCAGCTGCTGGCATTCTTTTTGGTTCTGATGGTAAATTGCTGGACATTCCAAAAGTAGACTTCCTTCACTATTTTCTAATTGTAGGCAACACGCTCTTTAAATTAGCACTGTAG